A single window of Nocardia sp. NBC_01327 DNA harbors:
- a CDS encoding F0F1 ATP synthase subunit B translates to MNSMYLLAAEEDINPLVPKTYDIFWSAVVFIVIAFVFAKYVIPRLTKVLDERTEKIEGGIAKAEAVQAEAQATLQQYQEQLAEARLEAARIREEARTQGQTILAQLRSDAQAEADRIVAAGHHQLEAQRQQIVTELRSELGRTAVDLAEKIIGQSVADEAKQSASIDRFLSELDSTAGIGVGR, encoded by the coding sequence GCATGTATTTGCTCGCGGCCGAGGAGGATATCAATCCTCTCGTCCCGAAGACGTATGACATTTTCTGGTCTGCTGTCGTCTTCATCGTTATCGCTTTCGTCTTCGCCAAGTACGTGATTCCGCGCCTGACCAAGGTGCTGGACGAGCGCACGGAGAAGATCGAGGGCGGTATCGCCAAGGCGGAGGCCGTGCAGGCCGAGGCCCAGGCCACCCTGCAGCAGTACCAGGAGCAGCTGGCCGAGGCTCGCCTCGAGGCTGCGCGCATCCGTGAGGAGGCCCGCACGCAGGGCCAGACCATCCTCGCGCAGCTGCGTTCGGACGCACAGGCCGAGGCCGACCGCATTGTCGCCGCGGGTCACCATCAGCTGGAGGCACAGCGCCAGCAGATCGTGACCGAGCTGCGGTCCGAGCTCGGCCGTACCGCTGTCGATCTGGCCGAGAAGATCATCGGTCAGTCGGTGGCCGACGAGGCCAAGCAGTCGGCGTCGATCGACCGGTTCCTCTCGGAACTGGATTCGACCGCCGGCATCGGGGTCGGAAGGTAA
- a CDS encoding F0F1 ATP synthase subunit delta, whose protein sequence is MYAASREASSRAREALRSALTGSDTVAATTGSELFAVVAVLDDQRSLRVALADKSVSSSARAELAERLFSGKISAATQAVLITAVAQDWSRARDLVNSLVLLGREALLRAAEDRGRLGAVEDELFRLGRIVDDNPDLEQALTDHGKPVAAKRELVQRLLTGKVEDITLELVQQAVARSKKGDIGEAFDHLSDLAASLRDEIVAHVRSASALTTQQREQLAASLQRIYDKPVTVHVQEDPSLLAGVVVRVGDDVIDGSAVGRLQRLRQSLA, encoded by the coding sequence ATGTACGCAGCGAGCCGCGAGGCGAGTTCCCGTGCGCGGGAAGCTCTTCGGTCCGCTCTGACCGGAAGCGACACAGTCGCGGCCACGACGGGCTCCGAACTGTTCGCCGTTGTCGCCGTCCTCGACGACCAGCGCTCGCTGCGTGTGGCGCTCGCGGATAAGTCGGTGTCCAGCTCCGCCCGTGCCGAGCTAGCCGAACGCCTCTTCAGCGGCAAGATCAGTGCGGCCACGCAGGCGGTGCTGATCACCGCGGTGGCCCAGGACTGGTCCCGTGCCCGCGATCTGGTCAACAGCCTGGTGCTGCTCGGCCGCGAAGCGCTGCTGCGCGCCGCGGAGGATCGCGGCCGCCTCGGCGCCGTCGAGGACGAGCTGTTCCGGCTGGGCCGGATCGTCGACGACAACCCCGATCTCGAGCAGGCACTCACCGATCACGGAAAGCCGGTCGCGGCCAAGCGTGAACTGGTGCAGCGACTGCTCACGGGCAAGGTCGAGGACATCACCCTGGAGCTGGTCCAGCAGGCCGTCGCTCGCAGCAAGAAGGGCGATATCGGCGAGGCTTTCGACCATCTGTCCGACCTGGCCGCATCGCTCCGGGACGAGATCGTGGCGCATGTTCGCTCCGCGTCGGCCCTGACGACGCAGCAGCGTGAGCAGCTCGCTGCTTCGCTGCAGCGAATCTACGACAAGCCCGTCACGGTGCACGTGCAGGAAGACCCGAGCCTGCTGGCCGGTGTCGTCGTGCGCGTGGGCGACGACGTGATCGACGGCAGCGCCGTCGGCCGACTGCAGCGCCTGCGCCAGTCCCTGGCCTGA
- the atpA gene encoding F0F1 ATP synthase subunit alpha, producing MAELTISPDEIRSAIESYTQSYTPETSIEEVGVVTDTGDGIAHISGLPSAMSNELLEFPGGKLGVALNLEDTAIGAVILGEFDTIEEGQQVRRTGDVLSVPVGDKFLGRVINPLGAPIDGLGDIEAEERRVLELQAATVLERQPVGEPLATGITAIDALTAIGRGQRQLVIGDRKTGKTAVCIDAIINQKANWATGDPTKQVRCIYVAIGQKGSTIAGVKAALEAHGAMEYTTIVAAPASDSAGFKWLAPYTGSALGQHWMYQGKHVLIVFDDLSKQAEAYRAISLLLRRPPGREAYPGDVFYLHSRLLERCAKLSDELGAGSMTALPIIETKANDVSAFIPTNVISITDGQVFLESDLFNKGVRPAINVGISVSRVGGAAQTKAMKQVAGSLRLELASYRELEAFSAFASDLDAASLAQLERGGRWVELLKQDQYAPVAVEDQIVSLFLVDAGYYDSVPVGDIRRFNGELLEYLHGSVQSSFDALQGGAKKIEGDAADAIKAATDKFKQGYLASDGSRVVNEAEAGKLDHEEVESLSVTRKHVEK from the coding sequence ATGGCGGAGCTGACGATCTCCCCCGATGAGATCCGTAGCGCGATCGAGAGCTACACCCAGAGCTACACCCCGGAGACCTCCATCGAGGAAGTGGGTGTGGTCACCGACACCGGCGACGGTATCGCCCACATCAGCGGCCTCCCGTCCGCGATGTCCAATGAGCTGCTGGAATTCCCCGGCGGCAAGCTGGGCGTCGCGTTGAACCTGGAGGACACCGCGATCGGTGCCGTCATCCTGGGTGAGTTCGACACCATCGAGGAAGGCCAGCAGGTCCGCCGTACCGGCGACGTGCTCTCGGTCCCCGTGGGCGACAAGTTCCTCGGTCGCGTCATCAACCCGCTGGGCGCCCCCATCGACGGCCTCGGCGATATCGAAGCCGAAGAGCGTCGCGTGCTCGAGCTGCAGGCCGCCACCGTGCTGGAGCGCCAGCCCGTCGGCGAGCCGCTGGCCACCGGCATCACCGCGATCGACGCGCTGACCGCCATCGGCCGCGGCCAGCGTCAGCTCGTGATCGGCGACCGCAAGACCGGTAAGACCGCGGTCTGCATCGACGCCATCATCAACCAGAAGGCCAACTGGGCCACCGGCGATCCGACCAAGCAGGTGCGTTGCATCTACGTCGCGATCGGTCAGAAGGGTTCCACCATCGCGGGCGTCAAGGCTGCCCTCGAGGCGCACGGCGCGATGGAGTACACCACCATCGTCGCGGCCCCCGCGTCGGACTCCGCCGGCTTCAAATGGCTTGCGCCGTACACCGGTTCGGCCCTCGGCCAGCACTGGATGTACCAGGGCAAGCACGTTCTGATCGTATTCGACGACCTGTCGAAGCAGGCCGAGGCCTACCGCGCGATCTCGCTGCTGCTGCGCCGCCCGCCGGGCCGCGAGGCGTACCCGGGTGACGTCTTCTACCTGCACTCGCGTCTGCTGGAGCGTTGCGCCAAGCTGTCCGACGAGCTGGGCGCCGGTTCCATGACCGCGCTCCCGATCATCGAGACCAAGGCCAACGACGTGTCGGCGTTCATCCCGACCAACGTCATCTCCATCACCGATGGTCAGGTTTTCCTCGAGTCGGACCTGTTCAACAAGGGTGTGCGACCGGCTATCAACGTCGGTATCTCCGTCTCCCGTGTCGGTGGCGCCGCGCAGACCAAGGCCATGAAGCAGGTCGCCGGTTCGCTGCGTCTGGAGCTGGCCTCCTACCGCGAGCTGGAGGCGTTCTCCGCCTTCGCCTCCGATCTGGATGCGGCCTCGCTGGCGCAGCTGGAGCGCGGTGGCCGCTGGGTCGAGCTGCTCAAGCAGGACCAGTACGCCCCGGTCGCCGTCGAGGACCAGATCGTTTCGCTGTTCCTGGTCGACGCCGGCTACTACGACTCGGTGCCGGTGGGCGATATCCGCCGCTTCAACGGCGAGCTGCTCGAGTACCTGCACGGCTCCGTGCAGTCTTCCTTCGACGCCCTCCAGGGCGGCGCGAAGAAGATCGAGGGCGACGCCGCGGA